The following are encoded together in the Acidicapsa ligni genome:
- a CDS encoding Mrp/NBP35 family ATP-binding protein: protein MAHGHSVPPAPLPLPGVGKIIAVGSGKGGVGKTTVAVNLAIALSRMGQKVGLIDADIYGPNIPLMMGSSQQPKVGPDNQIEPNFTHGVKTISIGYISPGDKPLVMRGPMLHQIIRQFLQQVEWGELDYLIVDLPPGTGDVVISLVQTVPLTGAVVVSTPSDVALQDARKALEMFAQVNVEVLGIVENMSHFTCPHCSEIIDIFSRGGAERTAQQFNVPFLGSVELVPAIREGGDRGLPIALAGPESAQAAEFYAIARKVTERAEEAASRSGEVIEIS from the coding sequence ATGGCACATGGACATTCAGTTCCCCCAGCGCCGTTGCCGCTGCCGGGAGTAGGCAAGATCATTGCAGTGGGTTCCGGCAAGGGCGGCGTGGGCAAGACCACGGTCGCTGTCAATCTGGCGATTGCGCTTTCGCGCATGGGGCAAAAGGTGGGCTTGATCGACGCGGATATTTATGGGCCGAATATCCCGCTGATGATGGGCAGCAGTCAACAACCGAAGGTAGGACCGGATAACCAGATTGAGCCGAATTTTACGCATGGCGTCAAGACGATCTCGATTGGCTACATCTCGCCGGGCGACAAGCCGCTGGTAATGCGTGGACCCATGCTGCACCAGATCATTCGGCAGTTTTTGCAGCAGGTGGAGTGGGGCGAGCTGGACTATCTGATTGTGGATTTGCCTCCCGGTACGGGCGATGTTGTTATCTCGCTGGTGCAGACCGTTCCGCTCACGGGCGCAGTGGTGGTTTCTACGCCGAGCGACGTGGCATTGCAGGATGCTCGCAAAGCCCTGGAGATGTTTGCGCAGGTGAACGTCGAAGTGCTGGGCATTGTGGAGAATATGAGCCACTTCACCTGCCCGCATTGCAGCGAGATTATTGACATCTTCTCCAGGGGAGGTGCCGAGCGAACTGCTCAGCAGTTCAATGTGCCGTTTTTAGGGTCGGTTGAGCTCGTTCCAGCGATTCGTGAGGGCGGCGATCGTGGCTTGCCGATTGCATTGGCGGGTCCGGAGTCTGCGCAAGCGGCGGAGTTTTACGCCATCGCTCGCAAGGTTACGGAGCGCGCAGAAGAGGCGGCTTCGCGGAGCGGGGAAGTTATCGAAATCAGTTAA
- a CDS encoding DUF1684 domain-containing protein, producing MNIAHTSSVRSASRRIRRALRLVPAIVLIGVVGIVPSNAATHKKADAEPAPDSAWHNELEQWRTARASELSAPDGWMTLVGLEWLKPGKNTIGLAADSQVRLKGHAPEYLAVIEVNGSQLRLAAPAGGFPPHLLVDGQPAHEGPLQPDDEKASVISDENLTLVVLHRGDRFALRIKDAQSPTRTSFRGLHWYAPDARYRVTAKWIPFNPPHTEKIPTIIGTTLDMPAPGLAEFTLDGKTIQLEPVLEEPNAKEFFFILRDATSHTTTYEAARFLYTSLPDHGMDQPGTVVLDFNRLQNPPCAYTPYATCPLPPYVNRLAISIPAGEQRYAH from the coding sequence ATGAACATCGCCCATACTTCTTCTGTTCGCAGCGCCTCCCGGAGGATTCGTCGAGCGCTGCGCCTGGTGCCTGCAATCGTCCTGATCGGTGTTGTCGGCATCGTGCCTTCGAATGCAGCGACCCACAAAAAGGCCGACGCAGAACCTGCGCCCGACTCAGCATGGCATAACGAACTCGAGCAATGGCGTACGGCTCGCGCCAGCGAACTCTCCGCGCCAGACGGATGGATGACCCTTGTCGGCCTGGAGTGGCTTAAGCCAGGCAAGAATACCATCGGCCTCGCAGCGGATAGCCAGGTTCGCCTGAAGGGCCACGCACCGGAGTACCTCGCCGTCATCGAAGTCAATGGTAGCCAATTACGGCTAGCCGCTCCGGCAGGCGGATTCCCGCCACATCTGCTCGTGGACGGGCAGCCCGCGCACGAAGGCCCGCTTCAGCCGGACGACGAAAAGGCATCCGTGATCTCCGACGAAAATCTCACACTAGTCGTACTCCATCGCGGAGACCGCTTTGCCTTGCGCATCAAGGATGCCCAGTCGCCTACACGCACTAGCTTCCGTGGCCTGCACTGGTACGCTCCGGACGCAAGATACCGCGTAACCGCAAAGTGGATTCCCTTCAATCCTCCACATACAGAAAAAATCCCCACCATTATCGGCACCACGCTGGACATGCCCGCACCAGGCCTCGCAGAGTTCACGCTCGACGGCAAAACCATCCAGTTGGAACCAGTGCTCGAAGAACCAAATGCCAAGGAATTTTTCTTTATCCTGCGAGATGCCACCAGCCACACCACGACTTACGAGGCGGCTCGTTTTCTCTATACCAGCCTGCCGGATCACGGGATGGATCAGCCCGGAACGGTAGTCCTCGATTTCAACCGCCTGCAAAACCCGCCCTGCGCCTACACGCCCTACGCAACGTGTCCGCTACCGCCCTACGTCAACCGGTTGGCCATCTCTATCCCCGCAGGAGAACAGCGCTACGCACACTAG
- a CDS encoding glycoside hydrolase family 13 protein gives MLRTTLLVVAAIACPFIVPIGPLAARAQTPATETTPNGYHRKWWKEAVVYQIYPRSFKDSNGDGIGDLKGITAQLDYIQQLGVNVIWLSPHYDSPNADNGYDIRDYRKVMAEFGTMDDFDAMLKAIKQRHMKLILDLVVNHSSDEHRWFVESSKSKDNPFRDYYIWKPGKNGGPPNNWTSFFSGSAWKKDPATGEYYLHLFAEKQPDLNWENPRVRAEVYDLMKFWLDKGVDGFRMDVIPFISKDQSFPDLTPAELEHPQFKYAMGPRLHEYLQEMNRNVLSKYDAMTVGEAFGVTLDQTPSLVDERRNELNMIFNFDAVRINQDNRTWKGWTLPELKAVYTRQDQNLDVHSWNTIFLSNHDNPRLVSSFGDDSPGNRIPSGKLLATMLLTLKGTPFIYQGDELGMTNYPFKSIEDFNDIAVINAWKESVVSGKESAETFLNGVRRVSRDNARTPMQWDNSTNGGFTTADKSWLAINPNYTQINAKQETADPDSIYNYYRQLIRLRSATPALTYGDYKDLDPANAKIFAYTRTLGNANYLIVLNFSSTPNEYRLPGKLSAGQLIFGNLKSKEQKTPTLHLEPWEARVYKQ, from the coding sequence ATGCTGCGCACCACACTCCTCGTCGTCGCTGCAATCGCTTGCCCTTTCATCGTTCCGATCGGTCCGCTGGCCGCGCGAGCGCAAACCCCTGCAACCGAAACCACGCCCAACGGCTACCACCGTAAATGGTGGAAAGAAGCCGTCGTCTATCAGATCTATCCGCGCTCATTCAAAGACTCCAACGGCGACGGCATCGGCGATCTGAAAGGCATCACAGCTCAGCTCGACTACATTCAGCAGCTCGGCGTGAATGTCATCTGGCTCAGCCCTCACTACGATTCTCCCAATGCGGACAATGGCTACGACATTCGCGATTACCGCAAGGTCATGGCTGAGTTCGGCACCATGGACGACTTCGACGCCATGCTCAAAGCCATCAAGCAGCGTCACATGAAACTCATCCTCGACCTCGTCGTAAACCACTCCAGCGACGAGCATCGATGGTTCGTCGAGAGCAGCAAGTCCAAAGACAATCCCTTCCGCGATTACTACATCTGGAAGCCCGGCAAGAACGGCGGCCCGCCAAATAACTGGACATCTTTCTTCTCCGGCTCAGCATGGAAGAAAGACCCGGCTACGGGTGAGTACTATCTGCATCTCTTCGCCGAAAAGCAACCCGATCTCAACTGGGAAAACCCCAGGGTCCGTGCCGAAGTTTATGACCTGATGAAGTTCTGGCTCGACAAGGGAGTCGATGGCTTCCGCATGGATGTTATCCCCTTCATCTCCAAAGATCAGAGCTTTCCGGATCTCACACCTGCTGAACTTGAGCACCCACAATTCAAATACGCAATGGGCCCGCGCCTGCATGAATATCTGCAGGAGATGAATCGAAATGTGCTGAGCAAATACGACGCCATGACCGTCGGCGAAGCCTTTGGAGTCACACTCGATCAGACACCATCTCTAGTTGATGAACGTCGCAACGAACTGAACATGATCTTCAACTTCGACGCAGTGCGCATCAACCAGGACAACCGCACGTGGAAGGGTTGGACGCTACCGGAATTGAAAGCTGTCTACACTCGCCAGGATCAAAATCTCGACGTGCATAGCTGGAACACAATCTTCCTTTCCAACCACGACAATCCACGCCTGGTATCCAGCTTTGGCGATGACTCACCCGGCAATCGCATCCCCTCGGGAAAGCTGCTCGCAACCATGCTGCTCACGCTCAAGGGCACTCCCTTTATCTACCAGGGAGATGAGTTAGGCATGACCAACTATCCATTCAAAAGCATTGAGGATTTCAATGACATCGCGGTCATCAATGCGTGGAAAGAAAGTGTGGTCTCAGGCAAGGAGAGCGCGGAAACATTCCTTAACGGCGTACGTCGAGTCAGCCGGGATAATGCCCGCACGCCAATGCAATGGGATAACTCGACCAATGGCGGATTTACTACCGCGGATAAGTCATGGCTGGCCATCAATCCCAATTACACACAGATCAACGCGAAGCAGGAAACGGCCGATCCCGACTCGATCTATAACTACTATCGCCAGTTGATCAGGCTTCGCAGTGCAACACCCGCACTTACGTATGGCGACTACAAAGACCTCGACCCCGCGAATGCCAAAATCTTCGCCTACACACGCACACTAGGCAACGCGAATTATCTCATCGTCCTCAACTTCTCTAGCACTCCAAACGAATATCGACTGCCCGGCAAACTCTCCGCAGGTCAGTTGATATTTGGCAACCTCAAAAGCAAAGAGCAGAAGACCCCTACGCTGCACCTGGAGCCCTGGGAGGCACGCGTCTACAAACAATAG
- the hrcA gene encoding heat-inducible transcriptional repressor HrcA yields the protein MNEYRISPRERMVLTAIIEIYIATGEPVSSQAVARYFDNKDGLSSATIRNVMALLDETGMLDQPHTSAGRLPTPKAFRYHVEQLQQSARAGVAATNVQLSQISDYRREQIEDSFTGVTSSQQYLERTSHVLALISSGLGVALASSTVQQVLEHIHFSRLATGRVLAVLVTKAGTVQDRVLTIDRELSYDDLEISARYLNENFRGWPLDKIRVEVARRIDAERAEYDMRLRSLDELCRQGALAAEFAGPTIYVEGMANLLAGELDRERLRQMLVALDAKQRLVELLNAYVDSRQHEVRVVVGLDEAMPAMQDLVLIGAPARFGAESMGTVAVIAPTRMQYQEIMQAVSYIAGLSERVLEAPPQ from the coding sequence ATGAACGAGTACCGCATCAGTCCGCGTGAACGGATGGTGCTAACGGCGATCATCGAGATTTACATCGCAACCGGGGAGCCGGTTTCGTCGCAGGCCGTGGCTCGTTATTTCGACAATAAGGACGGGTTGAGTTCGGCAACCATTCGCAATGTGATGGCCTTGCTGGATGAAACCGGAATGCTGGATCAGCCGCATACGTCTGCTGGACGATTGCCGACACCGAAAGCTTTTCGTTATCACGTGGAGCAGTTGCAGCAATCGGCACGAGCCGGAGTGGCTGCCACCAACGTGCAGTTGAGTCAGATAAGCGACTATCGCCGTGAGCAAATTGAAGATAGCTTTACTGGCGTGACTTCGTCGCAGCAATACCTGGAGCGGACCTCCCACGTACTCGCGCTGATTTCGAGCGGTCTTGGTGTGGCGTTGGCCAGTTCGACGGTGCAGCAGGTACTGGAGCATATCCACTTTTCACGGCTAGCGACAGGGCGAGTTCTTGCCGTGCTGGTGACCAAGGCGGGTACGGTTCAGGATCGAGTGCTGACGATCGATCGTGAGTTGAGTTACGACGACCTGGAGATTTCAGCACGGTACCTGAATGAGAATTTTCGCGGCTGGCCCCTGGATAAAATTCGTGTTGAAGTGGCCCGTAGAATCGATGCGGAGCGGGCCGAATACGATATGCGGCTGCGTTCTCTGGATGAGCTTTGCAGGCAGGGCGCACTGGCGGCGGAGTTTGCAGGACCGACGATATATGTTGAGGGGATGGCTAATCTGCTGGCGGGTGAGCTGGATCGTGAGCGGTTGCGCCAGATGCTGGTGGCTCTCGACGCCAAGCAGCGGCTGGTGGAGTTGCTGAACGCGTACGTAGACTCGCGGCAGCACGAGGTGCGCGTCGTAGTGGGGCTCGATGAAGCGATGCCCGCGATGCAGGATCTGGTGTTGATTGGTGCTCCGGCACGCTTTGGCGCGGAGAGCATGGGAACGGTGGCAGTGATTGCGCCCACACGCATGCAGTATCAGGAAATCATGCAGGCAGTGAGTTACATTGCCGGTTTGTCGGAGCGCGTTTTGGAAGCACCGCCGCAGTAG
- a CDS encoding nucleotide exchange factor GrpE translates to MAKREEEYGVAPAAGGNILTTEEGVPGDASEAKIGLVEEPGPTAAEFAELKAERDQLVDRLARLQAEFENARKRQEREKSEFRDYATGSVVESFLPVLDNFALALNANASAEQLRTGVELIVKQMDETLRGLQVQVVPTVGQEFDPRVHEALGSVERDDLPDQSVAEEIRKGYRIRERLLRPALVRVVSNSKQTEA, encoded by the coding sequence ATGGCTAAGCGGGAAGAAGAATACGGAGTTGCACCGGCGGCAGGCGGGAATATCTTGACGACCGAGGAAGGCGTTCCTGGAGATGCATCGGAAGCGAAGATTGGTCTCGTTGAAGAGCCCGGTCCTACGGCTGCGGAGTTTGCCGAGCTGAAGGCAGAGCGAGATCAACTCGTGGATCGATTGGCGCGGTTGCAGGCAGAGTTCGAAAATGCTCGCAAGCGGCAGGAGCGAGAGAAATCGGAGTTTCGCGACTATGCTACCGGTTCGGTGGTCGAGAGCTTTTTGCCGGTGCTGGATAACTTTGCGCTGGCGCTCAATGCCAACGCCTCGGCCGAGCAGTTGCGGACCGGCGTGGAATTGATCGTGAAGCAGATGGATGAGACGCTACGGGGCCTGCAGGTACAGGTGGTTCCGACAGTGGGGCAGGAGTTTGATCCGCGTGTGCATGAGGCGTTGGGTTCGGTGGAGCGGGATGATCTGCCTGACCAGTCTGTCGCCGAAGAGATACGCAAGGGATACCGCATCCGCGAGCGCTTGCTGCGCCCTGCGCTGGTGCGTGTTGTCTCCAATTCAAAACAGACAGAAGCATAA